One window of the Actinomyces procaprae genome contains the following:
- a CDS encoding AMP-dependent synthetase/ligase, with amino-acid sequence MSIGIPSEAGSPAVVDGAAVSPLVREPESDWTVPWLLADRISRLPDATLIERKTQLGNSWVKVTARAFGDDVVRVASGLIGLGLQVGQSVGIMAHTSYEWTLLDMAIARAGLVSVPIYETDSAEQVEWILTDADVRLVVTESAVLAELVRGAAERVAAASQAPAVKVLSLDHDAIAVISEAGRDVSRDELEARSASLTCDDVYSIIYTSGTTGRPKGVEITHRQAAGLGWNGVRWIPELLNSPDTRLLLFLPLAHAYARFLQLLAIAGNGVLGHTPNVKTLLPDLKGFAPSYVLAVPRVLEKIYNAADAKAGSGAKLRTFRWAAKVAISYSRALDTPEGPSRQLRAAHALADRLVYRTIRSLLGPNARYAISGGGPLGERLGHFYRGIGLVILEGYGLTETIGPTAVNLDILNKIGTVGPPVCGNRVRVGEDGELEVTGLGVFTRYHNNPEATAEAFTPDGWFRTGDIGSVDADGWVRITGRKKELIVTAGGKNVAPNILEDRLRGHPLVSQVLVIGDGEPFISALVTLDKEMLPQWLANHNLPEMDVIEASTHPQVLAALDRAVARTNRAVSRAESIRTYRVLTSDFTEANGLLTPSLKVKRSLVMETYADTIAEIYSTTKKGPQE; translated from the coding sequence ATGTCCATAGGCATCCCCTCCGAGGCGGGCAGTCCCGCCGTCGTCGACGGCGCCGCCGTCAGCCCCCTGGTCAGGGAGCCGGAGTCGGACTGGACCGTCCCCTGGCTGCTGGCCGACCGCATCTCCCGCTTGCCCGACGCCACCCTGATCGAGCGCAAGACTCAGCTGGGGAACTCATGGGTGAAGGTGACCGCGCGCGCCTTCGGGGACGACGTCGTCCGGGTCGCCTCCGGTCTGATCGGGCTGGGGCTCCAGGTCGGCCAGTCGGTGGGCATCATGGCGCACACCTCTTACGAGTGGACGCTGCTGGACATGGCCATCGCCCGCGCGGGACTGGTGTCCGTACCCATCTATGAGACGGACTCCGCCGAGCAGGTGGAGTGGATTCTGACCGACGCCGACGTCCGGCTCGTGGTTACCGAGAGCGCCGTCCTGGCTGAGCTCGTGAGAGGTGCGGCCGAGCGCGTGGCCGCCGCCTCCCAGGCGCCCGCCGTGAAGGTGCTCTCCCTGGACCATGACGCCATCGCCGTGATCAGTGAGGCGGGCCGGGATGTGAGCCGGGACGAGCTCGAGGCCCGCTCCGCCTCCCTGACCTGCGATGACGTGTACTCCATCATCTACACCTCCGGCACCACCGGTCGTCCCAAGGGCGTGGAGATCACCCACCGGCAGGCCGCCGGCCTGGGGTGGAACGGGGTGCGCTGGATCCCGGAGCTGCTCAACTCCCCCGACACCCGGCTGCTACTGTTCCTGCCCTTGGCGCACGCCTACGCCCGCTTCCTGCAGCTGCTGGCGATTGCCGGCAACGGCGTGCTCGGCCACACTCCCAACGTCAAGACGCTGCTACCGGATCTGAAGGGCTTCGCGCCCTCCTACGTGCTGGCGGTGCCCCGCGTGCTGGAGAAGATCTACAACGCCGCCGACGCCAAGGCCGGCTCCGGCGCCAAGCTGCGGACCTTCCGCTGGGCGGCGAAGGTGGCGATCTCCTACTCCCGGGCCCTGGATACCCCGGAGGGACCCTCCCGGCAGCTGCGGGCCGCCCACGCGCTGGCCGACCGCCTGGTCTACCGCACGATCCGCTCGCTGCTGGGCCCCAACGCCCGCTACGCGATCTCCGGCGGGGGGCCACTCGGTGAGCGGCTCGGCCACTTCTACCGGGGCATCGGCCTGGTCATCCTGGAGGGCTACGGGCTCACCGAGACCATCGGCCCCACCGCCGTCAACCTGGACATCCTCAACAAGATCGGCACCGTGGGCCCGCCCGTGTGCGGCAACCGGGTGCGGGTCGGGGAGGACGGCGAGCTGGAGGTCACCGGCCTGGGCGTGTTTACGCGCTATCACAACAACCCCGAGGCCACCGCGGAGGCCTTCACCCCCGACGGCTGGTTCCGCACCGGTGACATCGGCTCCGTGGATGCCGACGGCTGGGTGCGGATCACGGGGCGTAAGAAGGAGCTGATCGTCACCGCCGGCGGCAAGAACGTGGCCCCCAACATCCTGGAGGACCGGCTGCGCGGGCACCCGCTGGTCAGCCAGGTGCTGGTGATCGGCGACGGCGAGCCCTTCATCTCCGCCCTGGTCACCCTGGACAAGGAGATGCTCCCCCAGTGGCTGGCCAACCACAACCTGCCAGAGATGGACGTCATCGAGGCCTCCACCCACCCACAGGTGCTGGCCGCCCTGGACCGGGCGGTGGCACGCACCAACCGGGCGGTGTCCCGCGCGGAGTCGATCCGCACCTACCGTGTGCTCACCTCCGA